TAGTGGATTTGACGTCCTAGTTAAAAAGGTTGGCCACAAGAGTTCTGGATTGGAGTGTAAGCTTGAGGAGATAGGTAAACCTTATTTTCCAGAAATATGCGAGATCTCAGGTGCGAGCGGTTCGATAGTGTCATTGGTAAATAGAGATCCGGCGGCTGAGTTGGTGATGGCGATGCCAAGGGAGGAAGATGGTGGAAAGGATAATTTGGTAATTCCTAAAAACATATTGAATGAATGGAGTAATGGCAAATtagttcaaattcaaattccaagGGTAACGGAAGGAAGTGATGTAGTAGGAATCGCTAAATTGAAGGGATATTGTGATTTGGTCAACGATACGAAATTAGAAGAAACAGTCAGTTGGAGATACGAAGCTGGGCTGAATGAAGGATGCTGTTATAGAAAAAAGGCTGTCTAAACACGGTTTAATGGTTGAGCAAAAAACAAGGAGGGATACACCTGTACGAAAGGAAGGAATACGGGTTGCTCATTTGTCAACAAAGGCCCAGTCCATGCTGAGCAGAATGCAGGTAGCCCAACTCACTTGGAGAAGCGAACAGATGGGACGCTAACGCAGTCGGGTCGGGTGGGGATCCATCTGGGTCGCGATCCTCCACTTGCGAAGATGAGCGCCGCTGCCGAGGAACAAATGGAAGTGGAGAAGTTGAACCTGGACCAGAACAGAGTGGCCAGAGCACGAAGAGGCCGAGACCACCGTAAAGCCAACCATGGACCCAACTGGAGAGATGAGGGGGACGCAGGTCTTGTGACAGGGAACGACGGAGGCTTCCATGGGCCAACAAGACATGATTCAACATGTGCGGGGAATCCATTGCTGGCGACAATAGGAGACGATCCCTCTAGCGAAGACGAGCTTGGCAGAGACGCCGAGGAGACTGGCTCGACTCCCGAGAAGAACTTAGTGGGCCTCGAAGATGGTGCCGATGCAGCGGATGATGGGAGGATCCTGGGTCCTGCGACAATTGATGAGGGCAGTAGTGAAACTGGAGCGGGCATGAAAACTGACGACGGACAACAGGTGATCAGTATTCATAACGTTGTGAAAAGggaagaacagatgattgaaaATAGGAAGGCCTGGGAATTGGTTGTTGAATCCGGAGCAGTGCAGTACAATGAAGAAGATAACTTAATGATGATTTTACAAGAACAGAATGAAGCGTTAGCTGAGAAGAGGAGGCTagcaaaacaaaaagagaatgCGCGAAGAAGCAAACCGGAAAAACTCAAAAAGGTGTGTAACAttgttttaaaatgatttttagcTCTTAGAATGTTAGGGTGCTGAGGGGGGTTGGAAAATTGAGTATGATAAAAGAGCtcataaagaaacaaaaattgaataTGTTAGGTTTGGTtgaaacaaaattgcaagttgTGACTAAATTTGATGTAGTACGTATTTGGGAAAGTGATGCAGTGGGTTGGGATTTTGTAGAATTGGAAGGCACGTCTGGGGGCCTGTTGTTAATGTGGGATGAGATGCTGTTTAGAATGAGTAACTGCTACAAAGGAGAGGGGTGGTTATGTGTTGAGGGAGTTTTAATGAAAAATGAGTTCCATTGTGCTTTCTGTTTGGTTTATGGTCCTCATACGAGAGTGGAAAAACTTGCTGTATGGGAGGAACTGAGCTTTATAGCTGGCTTATGTCAAGTCCCGATATGCTACATGGGTGATTTTAATGAGGTGTTACAGGTTGATGAGAGGAAAAATCAGGACAAGTTAACAACGTCTGCAGAGGAATTCAAGAGTTGGATCCAAGATATGCAATTAGTGGACTTACCGCTGAATGATCGTAAATTTACATGGTATAGAGATGGCTCCTATAGTCGTATTGACAGAGTACTAGTGAGTGTAGAATGGACTGAGGAGTTCCCAGAAATTCGCTTAAAAGGTGGTCCGAGAGGCCTGTCAAATCACTGCCCAATAATAGTTGAAGATACCAAGTACAGAGGTGGCCCGTATCCGTTTCGAACTCTACACTCCTGGTTTACACATGAAAGATTCCTAAGAATGGTCAAAGAGGAATGAAGGAATATTGGAGAGGGGTAGTTCACAGATAGGTTGAAGGCTCTAACGATGCCTTTGGGAAAATGGCATAAAGAAAAATTTGGTGACATGGATAAGAAAATTCAGCGCTTTGAGGAGGAGATCAAGAAGGTAGATGACATGGTTGGGAATAGAGTCTATGATAGTACAGTGGAGGCTAGAAGGAAGGCTCTAGTAAGCTGTTGCAAGCAGTGGTATATGAGGAAAGAGATACACTGGAAATAGATGTCGCGCTCTAGACATGCGAAGGACATGGATAAAAATACGAGGTACTTTCATAACTTGACGTCagcaagaagaaggaataataGAATTGATGCTTTGGTGATTAATGGAAGGTTGATAAGAAATCAAGCTCGGATTAAGATAGCCATTAGAGAGTTTTAAAGAGATTTGTATCATCAGGAGAGATCATCGGAGGTGGGTTTTAGGGGCGGACTGGTTAACCGGATTGACGAAGAAGAGTCAAGTGCTTTTGAGAGAATACCATCATTGGAGGAGATTAGAGAGGATGGTTGGGACTGTGAATCCTCTAAGTCTCCAGGTAGCGATGAGTATAATATGAACTTCATTAAGAAGTGCTGGGATGAGGTTGGTACAGAGTTCTCGACAGCTGTTCTGGACTTCTTTCGGTCATCAAGGTTGCCTTCTGAATCCAATATTAGTTGGGTGTCCCTTGCATCGAAGTACACTGGAGGCAAGGAGATCAAAAACCTCCGACCGATCAGCATGGTAGGCTGTATATACAAAGTAATATCCAAGGTGATGGTTAGAAGGATGAGATCAGTGATGCCAGGTCTAGTAGGGGAGACTCAAAGCGCATTTGTGAAGGGTCGGAAAATTCACGACGGGGCGCTTATTGCGTGCGAAACAGTGCAATGGTtgaagatgaggaagaagaaggcgGCAATTATTAAATTAGACTTCCAGAAGGCTTATGATTGGGTAAAGTGGAACTTTGTAGATATTGTGTTGCAGAAGATGGGCTTTGGTTGGACATGGAGAGAATGGGTTAGGGAGTGTGTCGTTACAGCATCCATGGCAATCCTAATAAATAGTTCCCTGACGTAGCGGAAATTGGCCTATTAAgaatttatagagaaaacagcgttgcaagtacagttctcaACCGACTAAAATCTGCTTATCAAATTAGaaggggttgtcacaaaatttagaaataaaatactgggagtatgaatcccaggtcgtctcacaacgagttgcagaaagagtgctattttattaatcagaggttttccaagaaatttttgagtttgagaaatagagaaataaataatagtaaattcagataaaagccttgaccgggagaaaattaaatggaagtTCTATCCCTGTTGAACTTTTCCAAgtgtaataataaaaagggtTGTTATCttacttagttatcccttatatAATAAGAGAAAGTCAAGTAACTCTCAAACTAATCCTATCGCTTGCGTCCTAATCCTTTCCTAAGAAAGGATTAGAGTCGAAGATAGGAGAATTAGCCAACAActtctaattaatattaacacttgagtattccaactcaaggttttccttttaatcaacttcCAATCAAGTTAGgaaactactccattatcatgaatataaatttcacagaattaagagaggaataaaagggaggcatgataattaataactaaaaatcaattaaaagtaaaaatggttctttgcattaataaatcccaaaatcatGAACATACTTATCTAAACAGAGTCAATGGGCAATAAAGGAGTAAATGAATAGAGATACAAACTAGAATGAGGAAGCTCCAACGGAGGTAATGaatcttctcaatatccaaagcaAAGCAATAAAACTCTagaactatgaatgtgaagaaaacctagaggaagaaGTAGAATTCTCTCTAGATTCtctaattaaaaactaaaaactttgctaatgagaatgtgtgttGAGTCTTTGCATATttcctggctctagtctgtatttctgggccgaaaactgagTCAAAACTCGGCCCGAAATTGCTCCCAGCATTTTCTGTTAATTATGCAGAtcacgcatgtcacgcgtacgcgtcaggcatgcgcacgcgtcgctgtaAATTTCTCCATCTCGCGcgcacgcgtgagccatgcgtgcgGGTCGAtgctcgctggttatctccttaatttcttgtgttccttccatttttgcaagcttcctctccattctctaagccattcttgccctataaagcctgaaacacttaacacacggatcacggcatcgaatggtataaaggagaattaaaatacacaaattaatgattctaggaagcaagttttcaaccatagatcaagactaggaaggaattgtaaaaccatgcaaatcatatgaataaatgtGCAAGGAcctgataaaaaccactcaattaaatacaagataaaccataaaatggTGGTTTATCaaactccccacacttaaacattagcatgtcctcatgcttagctcaagaagataaaataaatgagtaggaaaaagtaagactcatgcaatgcaacctatgaatgtcaatgcaactatatgctaagatgtttctatctacttggttaaaagcaaataagttctccaagacaaaaataattcaaattttactattcaaatcatataataaaagacaagcaaacttgtaagaagatagcttataaaagcagggaacatagagtCAAGCGTTGGACCCTCACTGAtggtgtatatgcactctaatcactcaagtgtatagggtaattcactctagtcttctctagtcatgctttctaaactttgttctgcacctaaccaatcaacaatatcTAATacaccaatgcaaacatcatgaggtctttccaaggttgtaatggggctaaggtaaaggtgaggatacacatatggctaagtgagcttattCTAAAACtctgcctagctacccataatttcccacttttgcattacatactcatgcatcagcCCTTCTTTTAACTTGTATCAgctgtgcattgatcttttcaTTAActttaacattggggtaattttgtctcCTTATgcatttacttatttatttaattgaatatatatattgatgtgtttgaaaaactctaatttaaattagtgatgatcaaatattattaatatgattAATTGCAAAATAATTAGTTGTTTTTAATTTaccgaagagaagaagaagcacgcTGCAAGACCATCACAATGatagcaagaaaaagaaaacataaagtatGTAGTCGCTAAAATCTTCAACCATgaatggtaagatttggtgacgAGATTTTGGCTTCTCCATACCTAAAATGGATGATGAAGATTTTGGTCAGAGGAAGATCTCAGGGATGGCTCGTCTCTGCTTTTGAGTTCACTCATCACAGAAGGTAGTTAGGGTGGCTACATGAAGGAGGAATCAAAAGTAGACTAGGAAGAGTTATCAtgcatcatgaagcatcaagggctagGAGTTCATCTTGGAGTGCAAGGCAAGATGGATGGCTCAGATTGGTGATGattgatgaccaaggaagaaccagaggtaattgcatgttggttatTGCATTCGGTtacctctcctctctctctggtCGAACTAGttttgcatgaagaagaagaagtttagctTAGTTCTTTTGGTTTCAACCGTGGAGGCTTCTCCCTCTATAAATAGGGTGAACAGCCAAGGCTTAAAGCAAGGAGCAAggagtgagagtgcaaggcacagagttctcagagctacctaagctaacATATGtgcttctccttcaatgtattctgttttgtatttttctgtttaattttctcatgtcttgagtctcatggaaaaaaggcaaacagtgaggtttgtatgaaaaagccatagagcggaaaaaggaagagagtacaaaattaaaagaaaaagccatagatgtccttagagttcctttgtacatctatgttgtgtttcatgattctgtgggaatctccttataagttgggttagcactttacagttgaagcttggcagtgaccaagtcaagttcagtttTGGAtttagattctggacttgtcccagataggaagggtagttcctagggagaattggtgtctATTATCAagaagattatagtgaaattccatcattgttgttatggagactggatgtaggctacactgtacttagcagctgaaccaggatatatctgggtgtaattttctctctattctactccatttctgtttctactgcataggagataaaactgaaaaatatctcaTGCCGGGTCacgagataaaaagaaaaagtctcgtggctgagtacgagacaaaaataaaaaagtctccAGAAGTTGTTTCAAAGACCAGCAAGTGTTATTAAgtgaaaaaggggctaagattcaacccaccttctcttagccactgataaaccatcaattggtatcagagcttggtctcaaagagatcaagctttgcagcttggagaaaagatccagATGGCAGAAAATAGTGGCTCAAATCTGGTTTCCTACAACCTAACAGAGGGACAGTCAAGCAACAGACTtcctcttttcaatgggaaaaactacacctattggaaggagagaatgaagatttTTGTGCAAGCAGTAGACTACAGACTTTGGAAGATCATCCTGGAGGGTCCCCAATTCCTAACCACCACAAGTGCAGAAGGAGTAATCTCTCAAACCTGAAGCAACCTCGACCGAagaagacagaaagaaggtggagCTCAATGCCAAGGCTATCAATCTGCTCAACtatgctatcagctttgaggaaTATCGgcgggtatcacgatgcacaatggcaaaggaaatctgggacaaACTTCAAAATCACccatgaaggaaccaccataGTAAAGAAGACCCGGATAGATATGTTAAACAGAGAGTATgaaatgtttgcaatgaaggaaggagaatctatTGATGAGCTGCTCGAaagattcaacatcatcattgttggcttggatgctatgggaatTACGTAtcctgattctgtgcttgtgagaagagtATTGAGATGTCTTACTAAAGAGTGGAAAACTTAAGCATTAATCATTTCTGAGAGCAGTAGTTTAGATTCCATGACATATGATGACTTGAGAGGAAACCTTCTTACTTTTGAAaacatttatttgaaaaaagattcaaaaaagaaaggaattggttTTACATCTATTACTAACCCcatggatgatgaatccagtgataactcctctgaaaatgaatttgtgttgtttgccaaaaaattcaggaaaatggtgaAGTTCAAGGAAAGAGGCAAGGGAAGCAGctcaagaaaacaaaagaaagatttCAGTAAGGTGACATGTTACAACTGTAAAGAGACTGGACATTTCAAGtctgattgtcccaagttgaagaagaaagagaagccaaagaaaggaaataaaaaggGACTGATGGCTTCTTGGGAGGACTTAGAAAATGACTcggaagatgatgaagaatctgAAACCAAGTCTCAACCATGTCTCATGGCAGATCACATTGAAAAGGTAGTCTTTCACAACCCTAACACTGAAATCTCCATCTTATGATAGACCacctttttgaaaaaattagatGTTTCTTACTTGACaaccaagatcttgaacaacaaatcaCCATTCTTAAGGCAGAAAATGGTTTTCTCAAAGACAAGCTAAGGGAGGCCaaaactgcttgtgatcttgttgaagaaaataagcagttaaAAGCCCAACTTAGAAGCTGCGAAAGTGATCATTCTGTTGTTGCATATGTAAACTGctttaaagaaaatgaagagttgctgaaaaagattaaaaatcttgaaaatgacTTAGCCAAGTTTACTCAaagttctaaaaatttaaatcaaatcttggctagtcaaaaaccatTGTATGATAAAGCTGGCTTGGGGTTTCACAAGAATTTCAAATCTGTTGAAAAACCTTATTTAGAAAACATAGCTTCATCTTCAAATGATACAAGGTTTCAAAACCCAACAAgctttaacaaaacagcaactccaaggtTTTGTAGACTATGCAACCGAAATGGCCACTTTCCCATTCAATGCttttttggtgaaagaatgattggtgacaAAATTTACAAAGTTGTTTTTCACTACAATGGCTTGGGACAtaggagatggtttaacgtgaaaggatccaagaagatttggatacctaaggtcacttgagctcaTTTTGTAggtttgcctagcatccaaacGGAAAGACAATATGTGGTATATGGACAACGGATGTTCTAGGCATATGACCAGAAAGGCAActttcttcataaagcttgatgaatatgatggagggtTTGTCACTTTTGGTgatgatggtaaaggaaaaatagtggccattagaaaagttggtaaaagtttctcttcttgtataaatgatgttcttcttgttgatagtttgaaacataatttacttagtgttAGCCAATTGTGTGATCTTGGCTTTGAAGTTGTTTTTAGAAAGTTTGTGTGTTTGGTTGTATGTGAAAAATATGGGGATATTTTGTTTGAGGCTAAAAGGTGTAATAAcgtgtatggattaactcttgaggacttgaaggataaaaaagtaacatgttttacctctcttgaatctgaaaaatggctatggcataagaaattgggtcatgctagcatgtaccaaatttttaaGCTAGTTAAGAAAAACTTGGTAAGAGGAAttccaaatattaaatttgataaggatcttacttgtgatatgatgagcgaataatttatacgttttttgacattatttttaggtagtttttagtatgatctagttacttttagggatgttttcattagtttttatgctaaattcacatttctggactttactatgagtttgtgtatttttctatgatttcaggtattttctggctgaaattgagggatctgagcaaaactctgataggaggctgacaaaggactgctgatgctgttggaatctgacctccctgcactcaaaatggattttctggagctacagaacatcaaatggcgctctctcaacggcgttggaaagtagacatccagagctttccaacaatatataatagttcatactttattcgtaattagacgacgtaaactggcgctcaacgacagttccatgctgcattctggagtcaaacgccagaaacacgtcacgaaccagagttgaacgcccaaaacatgttacaacttggcgttcaactccaagagaagtctcagctcgtggatagatcaagctcagcccaagcacacaccaagtgggccccggaagtgaatttatacatcaattatttacttctgtaaaccctagtagctagtttagtataaatagaactttttactagtttattagatgTATTGGACTATCTagttcttttgaccattcggtctttcatggaggctggccatttggccatgcctggaccttcatcacttatgtattttcaacggtggagtttctacacaccatagattaagggtgtggagctctgctgtacctcaagtttctcatcatcattctcacctatgaacgtgcgtgactgacaaccactttcgttctaccttagaccgggcgcatatctcttggattccttaatcagaatcttcgtggtataagctagaattgatggcggcattcatgggaatccggaaagtctaaccttgtctgtggtatttcgagtaggattccggaattgaatgactgtgacgagcttcaaactcgtgattgctgggcgtgatgacaaacgcaaaagaatcaagggattctattccaacatgatcgagaaccgacagatgattagccgtccTGTggcagagcatttggaccattttcactgagaggatgggatgtagccattgacaacggtgataccctatatacagcttgccatagaaaggagtgacaaaaattggataaaagcagtaagaacgcagagattcagaaggaacacagcacctccatacacctatctgaaattcccaccattgaactacatgagtaactttatctttattttctgtttaatttattattattattcgaaaatccaataatctcttaatatagtTAAGTCCGCCTGattgggatttacaagatgaccatagcttgcttcataccaacaatctctgtgggatcgaccattactcacgtaaggtattacttggatgacccagtacacttgctggttagttgtgcggagttgtgacaaagtgtgatttatgtttgagagcaccaagtctttggagccattgttgatgatcacagtTTCATCCACCATGATGcttgtcaattaggcaaacaagtaaaatcctcttttaaaacaaaatatggaatttcaaccaagaggccattagagatgttacacattgatctttttggtccaacaagaactcaaagtttaggaggtaaacactatggtctagtggtggtagatgattactctagatttggttgggtactttttcttgctcataaaaatgatgctttt
The genomic region above belongs to Arachis duranensis cultivar V14167 chromosome 3, aradu.V14167.gnm2.J7QH, whole genome shotgun sequence and contains:
- the LOC107474585 gene encoding uncharacterized protein LOC107474585, encoding MLGLVETKLQVVTKFDVVRIWESDAVGWDFVELEGTSGGLLLMWDEMLFRMSNCYKGEGWLCVEGVLMKNEFHCAFCLVYGPHTRVEKLAVWEELSFIAGLCQVPICYMGDFNEVLQVDERKNQDKLTTSAEEFKSWIQDMQLVDLPLNDRKFTWYRDGSYSRIDRVLVSVEWTEEFPEIRLKGGPRGLSNHCPIIVEDTKYRGGPYPFRTLHSWFTHERFLRMVKEE